Part of the Streptomyces europaeiscabiei genome is shown below.
CCTTCCCGGGACAGGGCGCGGCGACCCCGTACGACGAGAACTACGCGCCGAAACCCGCGTACCACGGCATCGTGACGGCGCTCGGCGGCACGGTGACCGAGCCACCGGTCCCGGCCGGCTGCTCGGCCGCGTACAGCGTCGCCAACCAGTGGAACACCGGCTTCACCGGCAATGTGACGATCCGCTGCGCCGCCGGGTCCTCGCTCTCCTCCTGGAGGGTCACCTGGACGTTCGGGGCCGGTCAGCAGGTCGGCCAGGCCTGGAACGCGACATGCACCCAGACCGGCGCGACCGTCAGCTGTGCCAACGCCTCCTGGAACGGCGGCGTGTCGAGTGGCGGTTCGGTGAGCTTCGGCTTCAACGGCACCTGGAGCGGCAGCAACCCGGTGCCGACCGTGACGTTGGGCTGAGAAGTCTGAGAATTTCCGAAGGAAAGGCGGCAGGTAGTTTCTCGCCGTAACAATTCGGACGTACGTTCATGTGTGTGACGGGTGAAGGGAACGAGTGCGGGAACGACAACGGGGGCGCGGGCAGACGGCGACGCCGGCTGAAGACGGCCGGGTTCACGCTCGCCTGCGTCCTCGTACTCGGTGTGAGCGGGGCGGGCTGGGCGTTCTGGCGGCTGAACAGCAACATCAAGAGCGTCGACATCAACAGCGCGCTCGGCGACAACCGCCCCGCGAAGATCCAGTCGGCGGCGTCACCCGAGGCGTCGGCCACCGCCGAGGCCCTGCCGAGCGGCGCGCTGAACATCCTCGTCCTCGGCTCCGACTCCCGCAGCGGCAAGGAGAACGCCGAACTGGGCGGAGGCGACGAGGATTCGGGCGCCCGCTCCGACACCGCGATGGTCGTCCACATCGACGAGGGCCGCACCGAGGCGACGGTCGTCAGCATTCCCCGCGACACCCTGGTCACCCGCCCGTCCTGCCCCCTGGAGTCGGGCGGTTCGACGGCGGTGGCGTACAACGTGATGTTCAACAGCGCGTACGCGGTCGGCGGACCGATCTGCGCGGTCAAGACCGTCGAGTCGATGACGAACGTCCGTATGGACCACTACGTCGAGATCGACTTCGCCGGCTTCGCGAAGCTCGTCGACGCGCTCGGCGGTGTCACGGTCACGACGGACGAGGACATCGACGACGAGGACAGTCACCTGAAGCTGCAGGCCGGCACGCACCATCTGGACGGCGAGCAGGCCCTCGCCCTGGCCCGCACGCGTCACGGCATCGGCGACGGCAGCGACCTCGGCCGCATCGGCCTCCAGCAGAAGCTGGTGAAGGCCCTGCTGGACCAGATCTCCTCGACCGACCTCCTCGCCGAGCCCACCCGGCTCTACGAGGTCGCCGACGCGATCACCGGCAGCCTGACGACGGACACCGGCCTGGACTCACTGACCGAACTGATCAGGCTGGGCGAGAGCCTGAAGGGCCTGTCCTCGGACACCACGAGGACCGTGATGATGCCGGTGGTCACGGCCCCCTACGACAGCAACCGGGTGGTGGCGGACGAGTCTGAGGCTAGCGAGCTGTGGGAGTCGCTGAAGTAGCGGCGGAAAATACTCCCGAGGAATCCGGCGGCCGTGTCGATCCGGGGTGCGGCCGTTCGACGCATGGGTGAGAGTCGGGGAGAAGCCCCGGCCGCCGATGCACTTTGGAGTGACCATGCCGCGCTATCTCTCGATGATCCAGATCGACGAGAAGACCGCCCCCGCCGAGGGCCCGAGCCCCGAGCTGATGCAGCGGATGGGGGATCTGCTGGAGGAGATCACCAAGGCGGGGGTCATGCTGGACACCGCCGGGCTGACGCCGACCGCGCAGGGGAAGAGGGTGCGCTGGGAGAGCGGACAACTGTCGGTCACCGACGGGCCGTTCACCGAGACCAAGGAGGTCGTCGGCGGCTATGCGCTGATGCAGTGCAAGGACATGGCCGAGGCCGTCGAGTGGGCCAAGCGGTTCCTGAAGGTGCACGAGGACTTCTGGACGGTCACCTGCGAGGTGCGGGAGATCCAGGAGGGCTGAGCCTGCTTGGCGTGGCTGCCCGCCGGGTGTCTGATGGTGGGCTGTGACCCCACAGCCCACCCCCGTCGGCCGCACCCCCGTCGGCCCCGCCCCCGACCCCGGCACGGCCATCGAAACCGTCTTCCGCATGGAGTCGCCCCGGCTCATCGCCGCCGTCGCGCGCATCGTGCGGGACGTCGGGATCGCGGAGGAACTGGCTCAGGACGCGCTGGTCGCGGCACTGGAGCAGTGGCCGAGGGACGGGGTGCCGGACAACCCGGGGGCCTGGCTGACGGCCACGGCCAAGCACCGGGCGATCGACCTCGTGCGCCGCCGGGAGCGGTACGCGCGCAAGCTCGCCGAGGTGGGCCGGGACCTGGAGGCGGCCGGGCCGTATCTCGACCGGCCGTCCGACCCGGACGACATCGACGACGACCTGCTCCGCCTCGTCTTCACGGCCTGCCACCCCGTGCTCTCCGCCGAGGCCCGCATCGCCCTCACCCTCCGCCTCCTCGGCGGCCTGACCACGCCCGAGATCGCCCGCGCCTTCCTGGCCCCCGAGGCGACGATCGCCCAGCGCGTCGTCCGCGCCAAGCGCACGCTGGCGACGAAGAACGTCGCTTTCGAGGTGCCGTACGGCCCCGACCGCGAGGCCCGCCTCGACTCCGTGCTCGAGGTCATCTACCTGATCTTCAACGAGGGGTACGCGGCCACCGCCGGCGACGACCTGCTGCGTCCCGCCCTGTGCGAGGACGCCCTCCGGCTGGCGCGCGTACTGGCCCAGTTGATGCCCGAGGAACCCGAAGTGCACGGCCTGGTGGCCCTGCTGGAGCTCCAGGAGTCACGGGCCGCCACCCGTACGGGCCCGACCGGCGAACCGGTCCTGCTGAAGGACCAGGACCGCCGCCGCTGGAACCGCCTCCTGGTCGCCCGGGGCTTCACCGCTCTCGGCCGCGCCACCGCCTGCGCGACGGGCGCCCCCGGCCCGTACGCCCTCCAGGCCGCCATCGCCGCGTGCCACGCCCAGGCGCGCACCTATGCGGAGACGGACTGGCTGAAGATCGCCACCCTGTACGCCCTGCTGGCCGTCCGTACCCCGTCCCCCGTGGTGGAGCTGAACCGCGCGGTCGCCGTCTCCATGGCCGAGGGCCCCGGCCCCGCCCTGGAGATCGTGGACGGCCTCGCCGCCGAGCCCGCCCTGCGCGACTACCACTTGCTGCCCAGCGTGCGGGGGGACCTGTTGCGGCGGTTGGGCCGTACGGAGGAGGCCCGCGCCGAGTTCGTACGGGCGGCAGGGCTGGCGCGCAACGAGCGGGAGCGGGCCTTGCTGCTGGCGCGGGCGGAGGAAGGGGCGTGAGAGGGCGTAACGGGGCCTGAGGGGACTGCGGGTCAGGCGGGGTGCCCGATCAGCATCGCCGGCGCTCCCGCGACCCGGGTCAGGAAGACCGTCGCCGAGTTGCGGCCCTGGGGCTTGACCTTCTTGCGCAGTTCCTCCGGCTCGACGGCCGACCCCCGCTTCTTCACGGTCAGGACGCCGACCTCGCGCTCTCGCAGCAGGGCCTTCAACTTCTTGACACCGAAGGGGAGTTGGTCGGTGATCTCGTAGGCGGTGGCGTACGGCGTGACGTGGTGTTCGTCGGCGGTGATGTAGGCGATCGTGGGGTCGATCAGCCCGCCCTCCAGGTCCTCGGCGACCTCGGCGACCAGGTGGGCGCGGATGACGGCGCCGTCGGGCTCGTACAGGTACCGGCCGACCGGGCGGACCGGGGGATCGGGCAGCATGGTGTCGGGGGAGGCGCCGATGCCGGCCTCCGAGGGCAGCAGCATCGCGCGCCGCGCCCCTGGCGTCCCGTCCCCGCGGAACCACAGCACGGCCTCCTTCACATCGCCGCCGTCCGAGATCCACTCGGCCTCGGCCTCCGGGGGGATCGCCTCGTGCGGGATGCCGGGCGCGATCTTCAGCACGCCGAGCGGGGCCTTGAGCGCGGCCGACACGGCCCAGGACAGGGGAGGGGAGTAGGCCTCCGGGTCGAAGATCCGGCCGCGCCCGGAGGACCGCCGGGCCGGGTCGACGAACACGGCGTCGTACCCGGCCGTGTCCACCTCCGTCACATCCGCCTCGCGCACCTCGATCAGATCGGCGAGGCCGAGCGCGTCGGCGTTGGCGCGGGCCACCGCCGCCGTCAGCGGGTCGTGGTCGACGGCCAGCACGCGGATCCCGGCGCGCGCCATCGCGATCGCGTCCCCGCCGATCCCGCAGCACAGGTCGGCGACCGACCGCACGCCCATCGCCCGGAAGCACTCGGCCCGGTACGTCGCCACGGTCGTCCTGGTCGACTGTTCGACCCCGTTCGGTGTGAAGAACATTCGTCCCGCGTCCGTCGCGCCGAACTTCGCCGCCGCGCGCTGCCGCAGACGTGCCTGGGCGAGGGCCGCCGA
Proteins encoded:
- a CDS encoding LCP family protein — its product is MCVTGEGNECGNDNGGAGRRRRRLKTAGFTLACVLVLGVSGAGWAFWRLNSNIKSVDINSALGDNRPAKIQSAASPEASATAEALPSGALNILVLGSDSRSGKENAELGGGDEDSGARSDTAMVVHIDEGRTEATVVSIPRDTLVTRPSCPLESGGSTAVAYNVMFNSAYAVGGPICAVKTVESMTNVRMDHYVEIDFAGFAKLVDALGGVTVTTDEDIDDEDSHLKLQAGTHHLDGEQALALARTRHGIGDGSDLGRIGLQQKLVKALLDQISSTDLLAEPTRLYEVADAITGSLTTDTGLDSLTELIRLGESLKGLSSDTTRTVMMPVVTAPYDSNRVVADESEASELWESLK
- a CDS encoding class I SAM-dependent methyltransferase translates to MNAQDPATFLAPLLTPEGRALLDEVRDTDPARELAVATRLRRDHPAPLVSAALAQARLRQRAAAKFGATDAGRMFFTPNGVEQSTRTTVATYRAECFRAMGVRSVADLCCGIGGDAIAMARAGIRVLAVDHDPLTAAVARANADALGLADLIEVREADVTEVDTAGYDAVFVDPARRSSGRGRIFDPEAYSPPLSWAVSAALKAPLGVLKIAPGIPHEAIPPEAEAEWISDGGDVKEAVLWFRGDGTPGARRAMLLPSEAGIGASPDTMLPDPPVRPVGRYLYEPDGAVIRAHLVAEVAEDLEGGLIDPTIAYITADEHHVTPYATAYEITDQLPFGVKKLKALLREREVGVLTVKKRGSAVEPEELRKKVKPQGRNSATVFLTRVAGAPAMLIGHPA
- a CDS encoding YciI family protein, whose translation is MPRYLSMIQIDEKTAPAEGPSPELMQRMGDLLEEITKAGVMLDTAGLTPTAQGKRVRWESGQLSVTDGPFTETKEVVGGYALMQCKDMAEAVEWAKRFLKVHEDFWTVTCEVREIQEG
- a CDS encoding RNA polymerase sigma factor, whose product is MTPQPTPVGRTPVGPAPDPGTAIETVFRMESPRLIAAVARIVRDVGIAEELAQDALVAALEQWPRDGVPDNPGAWLTATAKHRAIDLVRRRERYARKLAEVGRDLEAAGPYLDRPSDPDDIDDDLLRLVFTACHPVLSAEARIALTLRLLGGLTTPEIARAFLAPEATIAQRVVRAKRTLATKNVAFEVPYGPDREARLDSVLEVIYLIFNEGYAATAGDDLLRPALCEDALRLARVLAQLMPEEPEVHGLVALLELQESRAATRTGPTGEPVLLKDQDRRRWNRLLVARGFTALGRATACATGAPGPYALQAAIAACHAQARTYAETDWLKIATLYALLAVRTPSPVVELNRAVAVSMAEGPGPALEIVDGLAAEPALRDYHLLPSVRGDLLRRLGRTEEARAEFVRAAGLARNERERALLLARAEEGA